A genomic stretch from Panthera uncia isolate 11264 chromosome E3, Puncia_PCG_1.0, whole genome shotgun sequence includes:
- the GPR146 gene encoding probable G-protein coupled receptor 146 isoform X2, with protein MWSCGPLNGTGGVEDQPLCQHMHLVLSVFSLLYLVAGVPVGLGYNALLVLVNLHDQSSMTMPDVYFVNMAVAGLVLSALAPVHLLGPTASGWALWGFGSEAHVTLLVLFNVSSLVTMYSTALLSLDCYIERALPRTYMSSVYNTRHVCGFVWGGALLTSFSSLLFYVCSHVAARIVECSKMRDAQAADAIMVFIGYVVPALAVLYALALLSRIRKEDTPLDQDAGRLDPSVHRLLVATVCTQFGLWTPHYLTLLGHTLLALRGRPVDRHHLGILLFAKDLARFLAFSSSSVVPLLYRYINRNFPGKLRRLIKKMHCGRQSCSPDQAGVQQVMA; from the coding sequence ATGTGGAGCTGCGGCCCGCTCAACGGCACGGGCGGCGTGGAGGACCAGCCGCTGTGCCAGCACATGCATCTGGTCCTGTCCGTCTTCTCCCTGCTCTACCTGGTGGCCGGCGTCCCCGTCGGCCTGGGCTACAACGCCCTGCTCGTCCTGGTCAACCTGCACGACCAGAGCAGCATGACCATGCCTGACGTCTACTTCGTCAACATGGCCGTGGCGGGCCTGGTGCTCAGCGCCCTGGCGCCCGTGCACCTGCTGGGCCCCACCGCCTCCGGGTGGGCCCTGTGGGGCTTCGGCAGCGAGGCCCACGTCACGCTGCTGGTGCTGTTCAACGTCTCCTCCCTGGTGACCATGTACTCCACGGCCCTGCTCAGCCTCGACTGCTACATCGAGCGGGCGCTGCCGCGCACCTACATGTCCAGCGTCTACAACACGCGACACGTGTGCGGCTTCGTCTGGGGCGGGGCCCTGCTCACCAGCTTCTCCTCCCTGCTCTTCTACGTCTGCAGCCACGTGGCCGCCAGGATCGTCGAGTGTTCCAAGATGCGGGACGCGCAGGCCGCGGACGCCATCATGGTGTTCATCGGCTACGTGGTCCCCGCCCTGGCCGTGCTCTACGCGCTCGCGCTCCTCTCGAGGATCCGGAAGGAGGACACGCCGCTCGACCAGGACGCGGGGAGGCTGGACCCCTCGGTGCACAGGCTCCTGGTGGCCACCGTGTGCACGCAGTTCGGGCTCTGGACGCCTCACTACCTGACCCTCCTGGGGCACACGCTGCTGGCCTTGCGGGGGAGGCCCGTCGACAGGCACCACCTGGGGATCCTGCTCTTCGCTAAGGACCTGGCGAGATTCCTGGCCTTCTCCAGCAGCTCCGTGGTGCCGCTCCTTTACCGCTACATCAACAGAAACTTCCCCGGCAAACTCCGGCGGCTGATAAAGAAAATGCACTGCGGGCGCCAGAGCTGCTCCCCGGACCAAGCAGGGGTACAGCAGGTGATGGCGTAG
- the GPR146 gene encoding probable G-protein coupled receptor 146 isoform X1, whose product MEAKPAVMWSCGPLNGTGGVEDQPLCQHMHLVLSVFSLLYLVAGVPVGLGYNALLVLVNLHDQSSMTMPDVYFVNMAVAGLVLSALAPVHLLGPTASGWALWGFGSEAHVTLLVLFNVSSLVTMYSTALLSLDCYIERALPRTYMSSVYNTRHVCGFVWGGALLTSFSSLLFYVCSHVAARIVECSKMRDAQAADAIMVFIGYVVPALAVLYALALLSRIRKEDTPLDQDAGRLDPSVHRLLVATVCTQFGLWTPHYLTLLGHTLLALRGRPVDRHHLGILLFAKDLARFLAFSSSSVVPLLYRYINRNFPGKLRRLIKKMHCGRQSCSPDQAGVQQVMA is encoded by the coding sequence CCCGCCGTCATGTGGAGCTGCGGCCCGCTCAACGGCACGGGCGGCGTGGAGGACCAGCCGCTGTGCCAGCACATGCATCTGGTCCTGTCCGTCTTCTCCCTGCTCTACCTGGTGGCCGGCGTCCCCGTCGGCCTGGGCTACAACGCCCTGCTCGTCCTGGTCAACCTGCACGACCAGAGCAGCATGACCATGCCTGACGTCTACTTCGTCAACATGGCCGTGGCGGGCCTGGTGCTCAGCGCCCTGGCGCCCGTGCACCTGCTGGGCCCCACCGCCTCCGGGTGGGCCCTGTGGGGCTTCGGCAGCGAGGCCCACGTCACGCTGCTGGTGCTGTTCAACGTCTCCTCCCTGGTGACCATGTACTCCACGGCCCTGCTCAGCCTCGACTGCTACATCGAGCGGGCGCTGCCGCGCACCTACATGTCCAGCGTCTACAACACGCGACACGTGTGCGGCTTCGTCTGGGGCGGGGCCCTGCTCACCAGCTTCTCCTCCCTGCTCTTCTACGTCTGCAGCCACGTGGCCGCCAGGATCGTCGAGTGTTCCAAGATGCGGGACGCGCAGGCCGCGGACGCCATCATGGTGTTCATCGGCTACGTGGTCCCCGCCCTGGCCGTGCTCTACGCGCTCGCGCTCCTCTCGAGGATCCGGAAGGAGGACACGCCGCTCGACCAGGACGCGGGGAGGCTGGACCCCTCGGTGCACAGGCTCCTGGTGGCCACCGTGTGCACGCAGTTCGGGCTCTGGACGCCTCACTACCTGACCCTCCTGGGGCACACGCTGCTGGCCTTGCGGGGGAGGCCCGTCGACAGGCACCACCTGGGGATCCTGCTCTTCGCTAAGGACCTGGCGAGATTCCTGGCCTTCTCCAGCAGCTCCGTGGTGCCGCTCCTTTACCGCTACATCAACAGAAACTTCCCCGGCAAACTCCGGCGGCTGATAAAGAAAATGCACTGCGGGCGCCAGAGCTGCTCCCCGGACCAAGCAGGGGTACAGCAGGTGATGGCGTAG